From the Solanum pennellii chromosome 4, SPENNV200 genome, one window contains:
- the LOC107016087 gene encoding uncharacterized protein LOC107016087 → MFRRKKKTYQKFQNFTMKSLFALLISVSFIIATAAKTGHVITFRSPSLYPESFTWDPKSHNFIIGGTRHQKLLSISESGVAETLISDTDLPENSSFLGLAIDRRNNRLLACIHRTPTATHPSPFNALAAYDLKSRRRIFLTPLLDKNDQNPIATVTEIVHPAAANDVAVDSSGNAYVTNSDGDFIWKVNIDGEGSIFSRSEIFKSHPVDLTVDYHKCGLNGIVFISDGYLLVVQSNTGKMYKVNVNDGTAKTVNLNRDLTAGDGIAVRSDGVVLVVSQYKLYYIKSENNWDEGVVFDETTLDVEGFATAVVVGNRKRAYVLYGHLIEGITGNGNREEFNIVEIEENEDKEDNIWLFVLIGFGFTYFLFWRFQMRRLVQNMDKRVT, encoded by the coding sequence atgttccgtcggaaaaaaaaaacttaccaGAAATTCCAAAACTTTACAATGAAATCATTATTTGCCCTTTTAATCTCCGTCAGTTTCATCATCGCCACCGCCGCTAAAACCGGCCACGTCATCACTTTCCGATCACCGTCTCTCTACCCGGAGTCATTCACTTGGGATCCTAAATCTCACAACTTCATCATAGGCGGTACTCGTCACCAGAAACTCCTCTCAATTTCCGAATCCGGCGTAGCTGAAACCCTAATCTCCGATACAGATTTACCGGAAAATTCCTCATTCCTCGGCCTCGCTATCGACCGCCGTAACAATCGCCTCCTTGCTTGCATTCACCGTACCCCGACCGCCACTCATCCTTCCCCTTTCAACGCACTCGCCGCCTACGATCTCAAATCCCGCCGCCGCATCTTCCTCACCCCGCTCCTAGACAAAAACGACCAAAATCCGATCGCAACCGTAACAGAGATAGTTCACCCCGCTGCCGCCAACGACGTCGCCGTTGATTCCTCCGGGAACGCTTACGTCACAAACTCCGACGGCGACTTCATCTGGAAAGTAAACATCGACGGCGAAGGTTCAATTTTCTCTAGATCGGAGATCTTCAAATCTCATCCCGTGGATCTCACCGTAGACTATCACAAATGCGGATTAAACGGCATCGTTTTCATCTCCGATGGATACTTACTCGTCGTCCAATCAAATACCGGCAAAATGTACAAAGTCAACGTTAACGACGGAACGGCGAAGACTGTTAATTTAAACAGAGATTTAACGGCGGGTGATGGAATCGCCGTTAGAAGCGACGGCGTCGTTCTTGTAGTAAGTCAATataaactttattatataaaGAGTGAGAATAATTGGGACGAAGGAGTGGTGTTTGACGAAACTACCCTTGATGTAGAAGGATTTGCTACGGCGGTTGTAGTGGGAAATAGGAAGAGGGCATATGTGTTATATGGTCATTTAATCGAGGGTATAACGGGAAATGGAAATAGAGAAGAATTTAATATAGttgaaatagaagaaaatgaagataaagaagataatatatGGTTATTTGTGTTAATTGGATTTggatttacttattttttgttttggagATTTCAAATGCGTAGACTTGTACAAAATATGGATAAGAGAGTAACTTag
- the LOC107017228 gene encoding chitin-binding lectin 1-like, whose protein sequence is MSKLPIIFLIFVIYSTQITNGLLNNPRKLDEANIVNKCGSCPCNNPCNTPSPPPPPPPPVPSPPPPKKPPSSVYCPPPPPPSEGGAGGGSGGGGGYSPNPPSDAQYIYMNGPPGNLYPVDQYFNGAKSCFSSGFSLLISGFFLGIIALV, encoded by the coding sequence ATGTCAAAACTCccaattatttttctcatatttgTGATTTATTCAACACAAATAACCAATGGATTATTGAATAATCcaagaaaacttgatgaagCTAATATTGTGAACAAATGTGGTAGTTGTCCTTGTAACAATCCATGTAATACACCctctccaccaccaccaccaccaccacccgTTCcgtcaccaccaccaccaaagaAACCACCATCAAGTGTATATtgtcctcctcctcctcctccttccgAGGGCGGTGCTGGTGGTGgtagtggtggtggtggtggttatAGCCCAAATCCACCAAGTGATGcacaatacatatatatgaatggTCCACCAGGAAATTTGTACCCCGTTGATCAATATTTTAATGGTGCCAAAAGTTGTTTTTCTAGTGGATTTTCACTTTTGATTAGTGGATTTTTCTTGGGAATTATTGCTTTGGTATGA
- the LOC107015559 gene encoding auxin efflux carrier component 3-like isoform X2, translated as MISWHDLYVVLTAVVPLYVAMILAYGSVRWWKIFSPDQCSGINRFVAIFAVPLLSFHFISMNNPYEMNFRFIAADTLQKVIMLIVLCIWSNVTKNGSLEWSITIFSLSTLPNTLVMGIPLLIAMYGDYSGSLMVQVVVLQCIIWYTLLLFLFEFRGAKMLIMEQFPETAGEIVSFKVESDVVSLDGQDFLETDAELGQDGKLHVTLRKSNVSRRSFAMTPRPSNLTGAEIYSLNSSRNPTPRGSNFNHSDFYAMMGFPGRLSNFGPVDSTPRPSNFEENCAQGSPKFGFYPAQSNYPAPNPEIASIVSINTKNQQVQHQHQQQQNGKVSHDAKELHMFVWSSSASPVSEAAGLHVFGGTDFSANEQSCRSDGAKEIRMLVSDHPQIGDNKDFGGEEFSFGGSTGGGDGKSKDEKKEEKEGLTGVHTTTTGVEDSGTRKHMPPASVMTRLILIMVWRKLIRNPNTYSSLIGLIWSLISYRWHVHMPKIIEKSISILSDAGLGMAMFSLGLFMALQPKIIACGNTVATFAMAVRFLTGPAVMAAASIIVGLRGTLLHVAIVQAALPQGIVPFVFAKEYNVHPAILSTAVIFGMLIALPITLVYYIILGL; from the exons ATGATAAGTTGGCATGATCTTTACGTCGTCTTGACGGCCGTTGTTCCACTTTATGTCGCCATGATCTTAGCCTATGGCTCGGTCCGGTGGTGGAAAATCTTCTCACCGGATCAATGTTCAGGAATCAATAGATTTGTAGCTATTTTCGCGGTCCCATTGTTGTCATTTCACTTCATTTCTATGAATAACCCTTACGAAATGAATTTTCGATTCATCGCAGCTGATACGTTACAAAAAGTGATCATGTTGATAGTGTTATGCATTTGGTCTAACGTGACCAAAAATGGAAGTCTTGAATGGAGTATAACGATTTTTTCGCTTTCAACACTTCCAAATACACTTGTTATGGGGATTCCATTATTGATAGCTATGTATGGTGATTATTCAGGTAGTTTAATGGTACAAGTTGTGGTGTTACAATGTATAATATGGTATACATTGTTGCTATTTTTATTCGAATTTCGAGGTGCTAAGATGTTGATTATGGAACAATTCCCAGAAACAGCAGGGGAAATTGTTTCATTTAAAGTTGAATCTGATGTTGTTTCGTTAGATGGACAAGATTTTCTTGAAACTGATGCTGAATTAGGGCAAGATGGGAAACTTCATGTTACGTTACGTAAGTCGAATGTGTCTAGAAGGTCATTTGCTATGACCCCTAGACCCTCAAATCTTACTGGGGCTGAAATTTATAGCTTGAATTCTTCTAGAAATCCTACCCCACGAGGGTCAAATTTCAATCACAGTGATTTCTACGCGATGATGGGGTTTCCAGGAAGGTTATCGAATTTTGGTCCGGTTGATTCAACTCCTAGACCATCTAATTTCGAAGAAAATTGTGCTCAGGGCTCCCCTAAATTCGGGTTTTACCCTGCACAATCTAATTATCCGGCCCCAAATCCGGAAATTGCTTCCATAGTTTCTATAAACACGAAAAATCAACAAGTACAGCACCAGCACCAACAACAACAGAATGGTAAAGTTAGTCATGATGCTAAAGAGCTACACATGTTTGTGTGGAGCTCTAGTGCTTCACCAGTATCGGAGGCCGCAGGCCTCCATGTGTTCGGTGGCACGGATTTTAGTGCCAACGAACAGTCCTGTAGGTCTGATGGTGCTAAAGAAATAAGAATGTTGGTATCTGATCACCCTCAAATTGGGGATAATAAag ATTTTGGTGGCGAAGAATTCAGCTTTGGTGGTAGTACTGGTGGTGGTGATGGAAAGAGTAAAGacgaaaagaaagaagaaaaagaaggtcTCACCGGAGTACACACTACGACTACCGGAGTTGAAGATTCCGGTACCAGAAAACATATGCCTCCAGCAAGTGTTATGACTCGTTTGATTTTAATCATGGTTTGGCGTAAGCTTATCCGAAACCCGAACACGTATTCGAGTCTCATTGGTTTGATTTGGTCCCTAATCTCGTATAG GTGGCATGTGCATATGCCTAAAATAATAGAGAAATCAATCTCTATTCTCTCTGATGCTGGCCTTGGAATGGCTATGTTTAGCTTAG GTTTGTTTATGGCCCTTCAACCAAAGATAATAGCATGTGGGAACACTGTGGCTACTTTTGCAATGGCAGTAAGATTTCTAACTGGCCCGGCAGTTATGGCTGCCGCTTCTATTATCGTTGGGTTACGTGGTACACTCCTTCATGTCGCGATTGTTCAG gcTGCATTGCCACAAGGGATTGTTCCATTTGTGTTTGCTAAGGAGTACAATGTTCATCCAGCTATTCTTAGTACTGC GGTTATTTTTGGAATGTTGATAGCATTACCAATCACATTAGTCTATTATATTATTCTTGGATTATAA
- the LOC107015559 gene encoding auxin efflux carrier component 3-like isoform X1, whose product MISWHDLYVVLTAVVPLYVAMILAYGSVRWWKIFSPDQCSGINRFVAIFAVPLLSFHFISMNNPYEMNFRFIAADTLQKVIMLIVLCIWSNVTKNGSLEWSITIFSLSTLPNTLVMGIPLLIAMYGDYSGSLMVQVVVLQCIIWYTLLLFLFEFRGAKMLIMEQFPETAGEIVSFKVESDVVSLDGQDFLETDAELGQDGKLHVTLRKSNVSRRSFAMTPRPSNLTGAEIYSLNSSRNPTPRGSNFNHSDFYAMMGFPGRLSNFGPVDSTPRPSNFEENCAQGSPKFGFYPAQSNYPAPNPEIASIVSINTKNQQVQHQHQQQQNGKVSHDAKELHMFVWSSSASPVSEAAGLHVFGGTDFSANEQSCRSDGAKEIRMLVSDHPQIGDNKVVSQDFGGEEFSFGGSTGGGDGKSKDEKKEEKEGLTGVHTTTTGVEDSGTRKHMPPASVMTRLILIMVWRKLIRNPNTYSSLIGLIWSLISYRWHVHMPKIIEKSISILSDAGLGMAMFSLGLFMALQPKIIACGNTVATFAMAVRFLTGPAVMAAASIIVGLRGTLLHVAIVQAALPQGIVPFVFAKEYNVHPAILSTAVIFGMLIALPITLVYYIILGL is encoded by the exons ATGATAAGTTGGCATGATCTTTACGTCGTCTTGACGGCCGTTGTTCCACTTTATGTCGCCATGATCTTAGCCTATGGCTCGGTCCGGTGGTGGAAAATCTTCTCACCGGATCAATGTTCAGGAATCAATAGATTTGTAGCTATTTTCGCGGTCCCATTGTTGTCATTTCACTTCATTTCTATGAATAACCCTTACGAAATGAATTTTCGATTCATCGCAGCTGATACGTTACAAAAAGTGATCATGTTGATAGTGTTATGCATTTGGTCTAACGTGACCAAAAATGGAAGTCTTGAATGGAGTATAACGATTTTTTCGCTTTCAACACTTCCAAATACACTTGTTATGGGGATTCCATTATTGATAGCTATGTATGGTGATTATTCAGGTAGTTTAATGGTACAAGTTGTGGTGTTACAATGTATAATATGGTATACATTGTTGCTATTTTTATTCGAATTTCGAGGTGCTAAGATGTTGATTATGGAACAATTCCCAGAAACAGCAGGGGAAATTGTTTCATTTAAAGTTGAATCTGATGTTGTTTCGTTAGATGGACAAGATTTTCTTGAAACTGATGCTGAATTAGGGCAAGATGGGAAACTTCATGTTACGTTACGTAAGTCGAATGTGTCTAGAAGGTCATTTGCTATGACCCCTAGACCCTCAAATCTTACTGGGGCTGAAATTTATAGCTTGAATTCTTCTAGAAATCCTACCCCACGAGGGTCAAATTTCAATCACAGTGATTTCTACGCGATGATGGGGTTTCCAGGAAGGTTATCGAATTTTGGTCCGGTTGATTCAACTCCTAGACCATCTAATTTCGAAGAAAATTGTGCTCAGGGCTCCCCTAAATTCGGGTTTTACCCTGCACAATCTAATTATCCGGCCCCAAATCCGGAAATTGCTTCCATAGTTTCTATAAACACGAAAAATCAACAAGTACAGCACCAGCACCAACAACAACAGAATGGTAAAGTTAGTCATGATGCTAAAGAGCTACACATGTTTGTGTGGAGCTCTAGTGCTTCACCAGTATCGGAGGCCGCAGGCCTCCATGTGTTCGGTGGCACGGATTTTAGTGCCAACGAACAGTCCTGTAGGTCTGATGGTGCTAAAGAAATAAGAATGTTGGTATCTGATCACCCTCAAATTGGGGATAATAAag tcGTTTCTCAAGATTTTGGTGGCGAAGAATTCAGCTTTGGTGGTAGTACTGGTGGTGGTGATGGAAAGAGTAAAGacgaaaagaaagaagaaaaagaaggtcTCACCGGAGTACACACTACGACTACCGGAGTTGAAGATTCCGGTACCAGAAAACATATGCCTCCAGCAAGTGTTATGACTCGTTTGATTTTAATCATGGTTTGGCGTAAGCTTATCCGAAACCCGAACACGTATTCGAGTCTCATTGGTTTGATTTGGTCCCTAATCTCGTATAG GTGGCATGTGCATATGCCTAAAATAATAGAGAAATCAATCTCTATTCTCTCTGATGCTGGCCTTGGAATGGCTATGTTTAGCTTAG GTTTGTTTATGGCCCTTCAACCAAAGATAATAGCATGTGGGAACACTGTGGCTACTTTTGCAATGGCAGTAAGATTTCTAACTGGCCCGGCAGTTATGGCTGCCGCTTCTATTATCGTTGGGTTACGTGGTACACTCCTTCATGTCGCGATTGTTCAG gcTGCATTGCCACAAGGGATTGTTCCATTTGTGTTTGCTAAGGAGTACAATGTTCATCCAGCTATTCTTAGTACTGC GGTTATTTTTGGAATGTTGATAGCATTACCAATCACATTAGTCTATTATATTATTCTTGGATTATAA